A stretch of Exiguobacterium sp. BMC-KP DNA encodes these proteins:
- the ybeY gene encoding rRNA maturation RNase YbeY, whose translation MNIYMTDENNRLTEEQQQLVESILIYTAEQEEVDSNSELSVTFVSNDEIQEINREWRGKDQATDVISFAMEELGEDEIDFGLLEDEPIVLGDLIISVERCREQAAEYGNHFERELGFLAVHGFLHLLGYDHIEKADEEVMTKRQEEILHHFELFRGTL comes from the coding sequence ATGAATATTTATATGACAGACGAAAACAATCGTCTAACGGAAGAACAACAACAACTTGTCGAATCGATTTTAATCTATACAGCAGAACAAGAAGAAGTCGATTCGAATAGTGAGTTGTCCGTAACCTTCGTTTCAAACGATGAGATTCAAGAAATCAACCGTGAATGGCGTGGGAAAGATCAGGCAACAGACGTCATCTCTTTTGCAATGGAAGAACTTGGAGAAGATGAAATTGACTTTGGATTACTTGAAGATGAACCAATCGTTCTTGGTGACTTGATCATCTCGGTTGAACGGTGTCGCGAACAAGCGGCAGAGTATGGAAATCATTTCGAGCGAGAACTCGGATTCCTTGCCGTTCATGGGTTCCTACATTTACTCGGTTACGATCATATTGAAAAAGCAGACGAAGAAGTTATGACGAAGCGACAGGAGGAAATCCTGCATCACTTCGAGTTATTCCGGGGCACATTGTGA
- a CDS encoding HD family phosphohydrolase: MRKVGVWVGLLTVVFYLVVSTMMYVSVRPEALSAEPFSIAEEDIRSPLTIEDRTATNQIKENSIAAIESQYTIKQEYAAQQIDKVEQLFASLSGIKKADEISKIKQRLRGTEAATLLKDDELRLLVSSTTALRDTTRDVVITAIEEAMRQRISSDGGEVAEARENARTDIERSPLSFSLKAVAKALTDQLIVTNYVYDPEKTEQLRKQTSDKVEPVIISEGEVIVKRGEVISQDAYRQLQLVGLISDRQSLKPLLGAMLVSALMTAFLFGFIHRSKLRYAQMGRIRLFGLVYLVVSLQLLVMYGIAFLADDINPAFYLLTPTAFAALVLRNLLNERIALSSSLFTALAGTFFYSTNQNFSFNIAIYLLVGGLVATFFLRSSLSRRRIFMSSISIAGANIAIFLAFVLLRSGTFELRETLVLIGFAIASGILSAVLAIGLLPFLEMTFGILAPTRLLELLNPTHPLLKKLLVEAPGTYHHSMMVANLAETACEAIGADGLLARVGAYYHDLGKTRRPLYFIENQHGRNPHDRLQPEESARVILAHTEDGVELLEDAKLPAAIIDICRQHHGTSLLRYFYVKAAEQGEVDEETFRYTGPKPQTREAAVIMIVDSIEAAVRSMKAPSEEGIRDLVAKIIREKMMDDQFAECDITTREIYRVGESACHTLSGLFHERIEYPELKKEATT; encoded by the coding sequence ATGCGCAAGGTTGGGGTCTGGGTCGGTCTTTTGACAGTAGTATTCTATCTCGTCGTATCAACGATGATGTATGTCAGTGTTCGACCAGAAGCCTTGTCCGCAGAACCATTCTCAATTGCAGAAGAAGATATCCGGTCACCTTTAACGATAGAAGACCGGACCGCGACAAATCAAATCAAAGAAAATTCGATTGCTGCAATCGAGAGTCAGTATACGATTAAGCAAGAGTATGCAGCACAGCAAATTGATAAAGTGGAACAACTTTTTGCCAGTTTATCTGGTATAAAAAAAGCGGATGAGATTAGCAAAATCAAACAGCGTCTCCGCGGAACGGAGGCGGCAACTCTTTTAAAGGATGATGAGTTACGTTTGCTCGTGTCATCAACCACAGCACTCCGTGATACGACACGGGATGTCGTCATCACAGCGATTGAAGAAGCAATGCGTCAACGCATCTCGTCCGACGGTGGTGAAGTGGCTGAAGCACGTGAGAACGCTAGAACCGATATTGAACGTTCACCGTTGTCCTTTTCTTTAAAAGCGGTTGCCAAAGCGTTGACCGATCAACTGATCGTAACGAACTACGTTTATGATCCGGAAAAGACGGAGCAGCTTCGCAAACAGACGAGTGATAAAGTCGAACCAGTCATTATTTCTGAAGGAGAAGTGATCGTTAAACGGGGAGAGGTCATTTCACAAGATGCCTATCGTCAGCTCCAACTCGTTGGCTTGATTTCTGACCGTCAGTCGCTGAAGCCATTATTAGGAGCGATGCTTGTAAGTGCGTTGATGACTGCCTTTTTGTTTGGGTTCATTCATCGTTCGAAACTACGTTACGCTCAGATGGGACGGATTCGATTGTTCGGACTGGTCTATCTCGTCGTCAGTCTCCAATTACTCGTCATGTATGGTATTGCCTTTTTAGCGGACGACATCAATCCAGCTTTCTACTTACTCACGCCGACAGCTTTTGCTGCGCTTGTTTTACGAAATTTGTTGAATGAACGGATTGCATTATCGAGTTCGCTCTTTACTGCACTTGCTGGAACATTTTTCTATAGTACAAATCAAAACTTCAGCTTTAATATTGCAATTTATTTATTAGTCGGTGGTTTAGTCGCAACATTTTTCCTGCGGTCTAGTCTATCACGACGTCGTATTTTCATGAGTAGTATCTCGATTGCTGGAGCAAATATCGCGATTTTCTTAGCGTTCGTTCTGTTACGAAGTGGTACGTTTGAACTGCGAGAAACACTGGTTTTAATCGGCTTTGCGATTGCTAGTGGTATCTTGAGTGCCGTTCTTGCAATTGGGTTATTACCATTCCTTGAAATGACATTCGGTATTTTAGCACCAACACGATTACTTGAACTGCTCAATCCAACGCATCCACTGTTGAAAAAGCTATTGGTCGAAGCACCTGGAACATATCATCACAGTATGATGGTCGCAAATTTAGCGGAAACGGCTTGCGAAGCAATCGGGGCAGATGGATTGCTTGCACGAGTCGGAGCTTATTATCATGACTTAGGGAAAACGCGACGCCCGCTCTATTTCATTGAAAATCAGCATGGACGTAATCCGCATGATCGACTTCAGCCCGAAGAGTCAGCGCGAGTCATCTTGGCACATACGGAGGACGGTGTTGAACTGCTTGAAGACGCAAAACTTCCTGCAGCCATCATCGATATTTGTCGTCAGCATCACGGAACCTCTCTACTGCGGTACTTCTATGTCAAGGCAGCAGAACAAGGTGAGGTCGATGAAGAGACATTCCGTTATACAGGACCGAAACCACAAACGCGTGAAGCAGCAGTTATCATGATCGTTGACTCGATTGAAGCGGCCGTTCGTTCGATGAAAGCTCCTTCGGAAGAAGGAATTCGGGACTTGGTCGCGAAAATCATTCGTGAAAAGATGATGGATGATCAATTTGCGGAATGTGATATCACGACGCGTGAGATTTATCGTGTCGGTGAGAGTGCGTGCCATACCTTATCCGGTTTGTTCCATGAACGAATCGAGTATCCAGAATTAAAGAAAGAGGCAACGACATGA